CGGCCCGGCACGGGGAgagcggcggcgggcggcgctggggctgggggctggcgCTCGGACTGGCGCTGGGCGTGAaggcggcggggggcggcgaGGCGGACGGCGGGACGGAggaggcggcggcagcggcggcacCGCGTCGGGGCTTCGGAGCGGCCATCGAGAGGAGCCGGGACCTGCTGCAGCGGATCAAGGTGCCGAGCTCCGTGCTTTTCCTTGCGCGTCCCGAGCGCTCGTTGCATTGACTTACACAGACGTACTTTCAGCGCGTGGTTCCCGTGTTGTCAGATACGTTTCTCAGTTGCCTGGCTGCGTGTCCTGCTCCGCACGGTCGGAGCTCGGGAAAAGCAGCTCACAGACTCCTTTGTTTCCTCTGGTTTACTTTTCAGGATGAAGCGGGCATCCCAGGTATCCTGGTCGGAGTCTCTGTGGATGGAAAGGAGGTCTGGTCCGAAGGTCAGTGCGGGGCATCGAGCGCGGTCCTTTGGTTTGTGCCTCGGGCCGGCGGCTGCAGGCAGCGCCTGGGGAGCAACGCGATGTTCCGCGGCAAAGCCAGCCCTTTGCCTTGCGGGTATCcatagcagcagctctgtgcagtttATTCCGACGGTATTGGAATGAATGAATTGTTATGCATGCACGAAGCTGTTTCTCCAGAAGTACAGCAGCTGTACTCCGGAGTGCAGCGCTACgtgaagttaaaaaagaaatgggcTTGGGCaactgttgtcatttgctttttgttttttggtgagTTGTATTTCAGAGTCATTTACTATTAGATGTCAGCGTTAGGCAGCCTGGCAGTGCTTTGAGGTGTCACAAAAGTGCTCATACTGAGAACTATTGCACTTCATAGCATGAATGCTGAAGCATCACCCTGAGCTTCTTCAAACCCACCTCAAACTGAAGGCTGGTTGGAGGCCCTGGTAATACTGCCTTAATTCCCGTTAGTGATGCTGGACTGATGTTGTTTACATAGGAAAACAGTGGTACCAAGattcttcagctttcctttaaTTGAAGTCATGCTGTGTAACGGAACTGCCTGGTGAAGCTTTACAATGTAGGTGATTTCTGTGGGTTTGAGTAACATcccttcttcatttctgttttttggtgTTGATGTTGGTTAATACCCGGGGCTTTAATTAACCTGGGCTACTGAATTAAAGTGTTATTCACTTAAGGGAAGCAGGAACACAACACACTGCTTCATGTCTCAGTTCAGCTAGAAGGAGAACGTTCTGGGGAACCAGTAAGTGTAGGTATTTGCAATAAGTTCAGCATGTCTGTGTGTGAAATGTCCCTCACTgtgttcttccttctttaaagGGCTGGGTTACGCTGACGTAGAGAATCGTGTGATGTGTAAGCCAGAGACCATCATGAGAATCGCCAGCATTAGCAAGTGTCTTACCATGATGGCTGTTGCTAAACTGTGGGAAGAGGGGAAGCTGGATTTAGATGCTCCAGTGCAGAAATATGTCCCTGAATTTCCAGAGAAAGTCTACGAGGGTGAAAAGGTACGTGGTTGCTTATCGGTAGCACTCATTTGGGTTTTGTGTATGTACAGCCATTGTATGGCCTCGTCCTGTAACACACCAGAAACCATTCGGAGAAGTGCTGGTGTTTGATGcttggaaaagcagcactggaagTGTGGGTCTTCAGTTATGTAATGTGCATTTATTGATACAGTTTAGCTCCTTTTGATATGTGGTGTTTAAAAGGTCTTCCATCTCCATGCTTTTCTCATGCTGGGTTTTACTTTCTGGTGAATGGAGGTGCATTTTATCTATAACAAACGGAGATCCTATTGTCCTTTTCTACCTAGGTCACTATTACCACAAGATTGCTAGTCTCACACTTGAGTGGGATTCGTCATTATGAAAAAgatattgcaaaagtaaaggaggaaaaggaaaaggcaaacaGAGCACTTAAACTAACAAAATCCAGCCaagataaagaacagaaagagaaggatgGCGAAGGCATCGGAAAGACTGATTCTGTCAAGCCAAAGAAGGAACACGAAGGTGAAGTAAAAAGCCGACATTCAAAACCTGGCAGGAGAGACAAGGAATTTGAGCACGAAGAGTATtacttaaaggaaaaatttGAGAGTGTGATTGAATCGCTGAAGATCTTTAAAAATGATCCTTTGTTCTTCAAACCAGGTGAGTTACTGCTACGTTTGATCCAAACAGACCTTTCTGgtgattgttgttgttgtttcaaatTGATTCGTGTTCAGCACATACTCGGCATCATCCCATAGTAGTGTCTGcatgttctggttttgttctgttgtacCAGCTTGCTGTATTCATGCTCTGGGCCTTTTAGGTATGCACCAATTTTATCGAGGCAGCAGACACAGCTGAAAAGTTGGTCTTCCAGTACGTGGAACTGTAGAATTGCTGATGTTTGTTTATTGTAAGAATTGCATTTAGTTCTTGGGAGGAGACTGAAAAGATTCAAGTCTAAATTCTAAATGAGTTAGGTTAATAGGCAGATGGTGTGCACTGCTGATAAGCAGGAAAGAGTGCTCTTGTAAGAAGAGAAGGATCGGAAGGGGGAgaatcatatcacagaatcacaaggttggaaaggacctacaagatcatctagtccaaccatcctcccattaccgtagctacagcaaaccattAAACCACTAAACtaatagaatggcctgggttgaaaaggacctcaaagatcatcaggttTCAACCCATTTGCTGTTGGCAGGGCTACCAATCAGTAGGATCTTAACACCCAACCACCTTGGAAGGTTCTGGGTAACACTGCAAGTCAGGGATCTGCTTTGGCTGCAGTCATTTCATTGAAAACTGTCTCTTGGTAAGTGTATGTTTTATAAAGGGTGTTAGCACCAGGTAGGATGTAAACCAGGAAATGTTTAAAGTAATGTGCATGCTACTATTGACAAATCTTCCAGGATGCTGTAGAACTAGAAACATAGAACTGTCAGCATAGCAATAAAAGGGACTCAGGCCTTGGAAAACCTTGAGTGAGTACAGTACCCTTGTCTCTTAAATTCTGTGGTACGGACACGCCAACAGGTCTCAGTATGTCAGCATCTCCTAACAAATATCGTGGTTTATTTCAGCACTCCAAATCCAGATATCGTTGTTAGAATTGGTTTGGTGAATCTCATGAAACAAACATTCACTGTGAGTCTTCACGTCTTGGCACAAAGCCTGGCTGTACAGGCAGAGTCCTAAAACTGTCTTACAGCCATTCTCAGAGCTACCCTCCAGCCTGTCTGCTGCCTCACATCAGTTCCTAGGACCCACTGTCATGAGTCTGTGACTTACATGGTGTTAAAATTGGAGTGAGGTCCTTACATTGATTGGTCATTGCTCTGTGTACTTTGATTTGCACATGTGATTACTTAAATGTTGTTCCATAAGCTTCCCATTTGAGCATCATGCAGCTAACTTCAACCCcctgtgctctttgtttctttaaggTAGCCAGTTCTTGTATTCAACATATGGCTTTACCCTCCTAAGTGCTGTTGTGGAGAGAGTTTCAGGGCAAAAATTTACAGATTACATGCTAAAAATGTTCCGTGACTTGGATATGCTGTCAACTGTGCTGGATGACAATGAAGCAATGATATATAACAGAGCAAGGTAAGCAAGGAGATTCCACTCTGTTGCTTCGGTGGTGATTGTTGCTCTTTCTGTCTTTGAGCCAACTGAATTAGGAGCgtgcacttttcttttttgttcaggCTTTTAAATGAAGTGGGCCATGTTATCTTATGATTATGTGTCAGCATTACATTATTGGTTCTATAAGTGTGAAATCAGAGAGTTAGAAACAAGATTGGCAATTATAATTGCGTGTGTGGTGGAAGTGGTGGGGGTGACTGAGGAGTTTGCATTTAGGTTGGTTGCAGTTAAGCAGGTAAATGCAAATTGGGGAAAATAGAGCAATGAGGATTGAGTTCTTCTCTCTGCCCTTATTTTACTGAGCCACCTGGGTGAGGCTGATTTGTTGATTCACAATTTAAATTGCTTTGCAGGAGAAAAATCCCACCTGAATCACAACAGCAGGTTATAGCAAGCCTCAGAACAATGCGGTTCAACTTTGTTAAAGGTGTGGGTTTTAAAGTGCTGTAGAAGAGTGGAAATGGTTATGAATGGACTGGATCCAAGTTTTATAgtacttgtgtgtgtgtgtattgaACGTGTTGTTGTTACACAGTGTTGTTGCTAACAACAGTAGCAGTTGGTAATCTTGTAGGGGTAGCTTTACTGCTGTATTCTAAGGTACTTTGTGTAGATATTTTGCTTGCAAATATTCAGAGATTCTCCAGCTATTTGTCGATCTGGATTCTAGTGATCTTGTAAATGATCAGGCTGCTGTAGTCAAGTTCCTTTTgatatgtgtgtgtataaacaAGTCTGTAAACTGAAATATGGTGGGGATAAAAGTATTAGCACAGGTGTTTTCGTGGTCTTTTTAGGGCTTATTTAAGGAACACAGGGATGGCTTTTGCCTCCACATAAAGCTAGCTTGATGTCTcagactgaaaaatactgaGAGGTTGTGGTTTGTTTAAtggtttgcttttgctgtatTTCACTAAGacaaaaaaatgcttaaaactttacattttcaaggcttttttttattgctgcaaGTCAAGCATGCAGCATCTTTGTAGGGAGTTCTGTTGTGACTGAAAAAATGACTGTAGGGGCACTGAGATACACAGGtcacctgcagcactgatggTAGTCCTTGACCATTcatctttctttgcttcagcCTCAGTGTTCAGTGTTAGCTCTTTCAGAAGTTCCTTAAACGTTTTCCAGTATACACACTGACCAGACAGAGGATAAATATGTGCTGCACAGGGTAGGCTtgctgctttgtcttttcttgtttttgatgcgattcatttctgcagctctttaaGCGATCTGTGGATTTTCTGTGCTTGAAATTCATCAGAGTGTATAGATATGCAACAATGCTTTTCATATGCTGTATGAAATGCGCCCATTCATGAGCGTACCATTTCAAAAGCATAACTCTgtccatgctgctgctgtgctctttaTCCCGCAATTCCAGTTGGTagttttaattttgtatttcagtgacAGGTTTTGCAAGACTCTTTCATGCTTGCTTTGTTAGTATCAGAATATTGAGTTGTATGCAGTAACCATCGTGGGTCAGGGGGAGAAATTAAACCACCAGCTACAGGCTTCTGACCCATCTCTTTTCTGTTGCCTTTACTCTTAGTGTGCCCTGATAATAAGTAGAATGTTTGGTGCTTCTGTTGAAATGAAGCTTCTAACCTTACATAGACAACGTTGTCCTGAGAACAGTTTAGCACGTGCTGGGATTGCCCTGTTAAGGAAGCTGTTCGGAGTATCTGAGATGACAAGTTGGATTTTCTTGAATTCTAGGTGTTACGTTTACAACAAAAAGGGACGTCTGGTAAACGCACCGTACGTGGACAACTCTTACAAGTGGGCTGGTGGAGGCTTCCTGTCATCAGTAGGTGACCTCCTGAAGTTTGGAAATGCCTTGTTGTACAGTTACCAAGCTGGACAATTTAGAAACACTAAGGGCCAGCTTCTGCCCGGGTACCTGAAACCAGACACAGTTGCAATGATGTGGACCCCGGTGCCAAAAACTGAAGTATCATGGGACAGGGATGGTAAATATGCAATGGCTTGGGCTGTagtagagaaaaaacaacagtatgGCTTTTGCAGGCGGCAGAGACACTACGCGTCTCATACAGGTGGTGCAGTGGGTGCAAGCAGCGTTCTCCTGATTCTTCCTGAAGAGTTGGACTCTGAAGCTGAAGATACTGTGGCAGTGGCACCACCTAGAGGAGTAATTGTTAGCATTATCTGTAACATGCAATCTGTTTCCCTCAACAGCACTGCCTTAAAGATCGCAAGGGAATTCGATCAAGAAAAAAGGGCACAGTGTGTagattaaaaagagagagatgaatAAGTGAACTTGAAATAAGATGAGCAAGTGAACATGAAATACAGATGGACACGGAGATCAAATTGGGCCCTGAGATCCCAAAGAACAAGTGAGGAAAAAGCATCAAGAGTTCACTGAAATTCTGCCCGTGGTGCCACGTTTGAGTGTATCTGGAATTCATCTCTCAAGGAAGTTCCCGACAGGAAAGAAGAATGCAAGAAGCAAATCTGACTCCCTCTATTAACAGTGTAAATTATCATCTTAGTAGCggggcttttttcttcctccagttaTCTGGCCAACATTcgaaaaataaaaacaaaacaacaacagtggCCGAACAAATGGAGCGTTGCTTTCTCGTATTGAGTACAACAGCAGATTGTCTGCCTTGAGCGCTAAGCTTGTAAAAGACCCAATTCTTTAAAGTTCAGACCTGCAAAAACACTGACATCAAAATGACTTTACTGCTGacaatatttgtgtttttacttgcaaccttttttttttttaatttgattaaaaagcaaaagcaaagctacCTCTGGGATGAAGATTTCCAGCAAGTGCATTTCTGTCAGAGTTGTGTATTGCTAGGAATTGGAAAAGAATGGGCAGAGAGTCATGTGTGTAAAATAATCTTGTTTAGGTATTCAGTGCCATTCCTTGTTAGACACAAAGCATGACATTGCTGTTCTGTGGAAATCAAGGTGTTATTCACAGCTCCCTGCACCCGAGTAGCACAGCACGGTGAGCCGTCAGACAGCCTTGCTGCTGGGTGATACACGTGCTGGCTTTGGTAGCAGCAATCGTAGCCAACAGCTGGAAATGGCACTGTATCCTGGGATgtagattttccttttgttcgGTAATGAGGAactaaaataaatcagtaaaatTTCAAGCCCGTTCTCAAAGCCAGTAGTAGAAATCTGATGCACTTTGAGGCTTTTTTGATTGTCTTCCCCAGACCATCCTTTTTCCTGTTTCGGACATCTACCTCAAGGCATTACTTTTGCACAAGACTGAACAAGAAATTCTGTCAGACTTGCAAATAAGCAGTACCTAAtcttcatgttttcagaaatggtTCAGAAATACAGTACCAGCTGATGGTGCTTATTTGATGTGTTCCATAATGGCATGCATGATCTCTGTGATCTCCAGGATTCCACTTCCCTATTGTTACATCACACAGTGTTTCCAGGTTGAGATGAAACAAACCATCCCACAGAAGGAGTTCTAGTGCTCGAGTCCCTGCATGGTGAGCAGTTCTGCCTCTGACTTTAAGGAGCAAACTGTTCTGAGTAACAGTTGAAAGAAGGTAGCCTTACCTTCATTTTTCCCAAGCTTTTTCCTATGAACTTCATACTGCTCCCTGCCGAGTGATGCAATGCCATCTTGTCAGCTCTGTTACCATTATGCCTGCGAATAATTTTGTCCAAGACTGGTAAAGGAAATGTATTATTTTGAGGTGATGGTGCTTTACCTCCACTGGCAGTAGGGCTGCTTTAGGACTCTTGATAATTATAAGTAATTAATTGTTCCTGTGCCTTACAAACTGTTTGCTTGGCTTTTCTGGCCCACCAAAATTTTTCTTCCGTACTCATGAGTAATGGGTTGTCTTGGGATCTCAAGCACATTGGATCGGTACAGAAGAGAGATTGAGTAAATGTTTTGGAACAAGCTCATTTGGTGAGGCAGTATATTCACCTGCTCTCACTGAGGTCTTTAATGTTGTTTGACAGTTCAGGGCAGAGGTACTGGAGATGAACATCTACAATGGCAACATTGCTTTTTCCAGTCTTTGAGCACCTGCTAG
This window of the Excalfactoria chinensis isolate bCotChi1 chromosome 10, bCotChi1.hap2, whole genome shotgun sequence genome carries:
- the LACTB gene encoding serine beta-lactamase-like protein LACTB, mitochondrial, translated to MAGLARAVRRVAPVGLAAARHGESGGGRRWGWGLALGLALGVKAAGGGEADGGTEEAAAAAAPRRGFGAAIERSRDLLQRIKDEAGIPGILVGVSVDGKEVWSEGLGYADVENRVMCKPETIMRIASISKCLTMMAVAKLWEEGKLDLDAPVQKYVPEFPEKVYEGEKVTITTRLLVSHLSGIRHYEKDIAKVKEEKEKANRALKLTKSSQDKEQKEKDGEGIGKTDSVKPKKEHEGEVKSRHSKPGRRDKEFEHEEYYLKEKFESVIESLKIFKNDPLFFKPGSQFLYSTYGFTLLSAVVERVSGQKFTDYMLKMFRDLDMLSTVLDDNEAMIYNRARCYVYNKKGRLVNAPYVDNSYKWAGGGFLSSVGDLLKFGNALLYSYQAGQFRNTKGQLLPGYLKPDTVAMMWTPVPKTEVSWDRDGKYAMAWAVVEKKQQYGFCRRQRHYASHTGGAVGASSVLLILPEELDSEAEDTVAVAPPRGVIVSIICNMQSVSLNSTALKIAREFDQEKRAQCVD